In Vitis vinifera cultivar Pinot Noir 40024 chromosome 17, ASM3070453v1, one genomic interval encodes:
- the LOC132252805 gene encoding uncharacterized protein LOC132252805, with amino-acid sequence MQLRSGATYASMSSKKTSSNQDADTIRLEEISATQQSHQDAIIQLNSKLDEIMKLLEKSQEKRPIEEEIASHQFRQSPNRSREEQDNFMMGNQRRAKLFELDDDVTKKVRLEVAEFYGKLNPTAFLDWIVSMEDYFDWYAMPENRKVRFVKAKLKGAARLWWHNIENQAHRTGQPPIDTWDEMKLKMKEHFLPIDYEQLMYTKLFSLKQGTKSVEEYTEEFHELSIRNQVRESDAQLAARYKAGLRMEIQLEMIAAHTYTVDDVYQLALKIEEGLKFRVSRRPSSQIGSTFSNRTASKPLSTSNFRTPNHVNGGGNTQQTSNVAYKNGNKGKNSMSNGDRKVDVTPLCFKCGGHGHYAVVCPTKSLHFCVEEPESELESYPKEEETYNEDEVSEECDYYDGMTEGHSLVVRPLLTVPKVKGEEDWRRTSIFQTRISCQGRLCTMIIDGGSSLNIASQELVEKLNLKTERHPNPFRVAWVNDTSIPVSFRCLVTFLFGKDFEESVWCEVLPIKVSHILLGRPWLFDRKVQHDGYENTYALIHNGRKKILRPMKEVPPIKKSDENAQPKKVLTMCQFENESKETKVIFALMARKVEEFKEQDKEYPANARKILDDFSDLWPAELPNELPPMRDIQHAIDLIPGASLPNLPAYRMNPTEHAELKRQVDELLTKGFIRESLSPCGVPALLTPKKDGSWRMCVDSRAINKITIKYRFPIPRLDDMLDMMVGSVIFSKIDLRSGYHQIRIRPGDEWKTSFKTKDGLYKWLVMPFGLTNAPSTFMRIMTQVLKPFIGRFVVVYFDDILIYSRSCEDHEEHLKQVMRTLRAEKFYINLKKCTFMSPSVVFLGFVVSSKGVETDPEKIKAIVDWPVPTNIHEVRSFHGMATFYRRFIRNFSSIMAPITECMKPGLFIWTKAANKAFEEIKSKMVNPPILRLPDFEKVFEVACDASHVGIGAVLSQEGHPVAFFSEKLNGAKKKYSTYDLEFYAVVQAIRHWQHYLSYKEFVLYSDHEALRYLNSQKKLNSRHAKWSSFLQLFTFNLRHCAGIENKVADALSRKTLLLVNMTTTTIGFEELKHCYDNDADF; translated from the coding sequence ATGCAATTAAGGAGCGGAGCAACTTATGCAAGCATGAGTTCCAAAAAAACTTCTAGCAATCAAGATGCCGATACAATACGCTTGGAGGAAATTTCAGCCACACAACAATCCCATCAAGATGCTATAATACAACTAAATAGCAAACTTGATGAGATCATGAAGTTATTAGAAAAGAGTCAAGAAAAACGTCCAATTGAAGAGGAGATCGCAAGTCATCAATTTAGACAATCGCCAAATCGATCACGCGAAGAACAAGACAATTTTATGATGGGGAATCAAAGAAGGGCCAAACTTTTTGAGCTAGATGATGATGTGACAAAAAAGGTACGTCTTGAAGttgctgaattttatggaaaactaaATCCAACAGCTTTTCTTGATTGGATTGTGTCAATGGAAGATTACTTTGATTGGTATGCAATGCCCGAAAATAGAAAAGTTCGTTTTGTGAAGGCAAAGTTGAAAGGAGCAGCACGTCTATGGTGGCATAATATCGAGAATCAAGCTCATAGAACTGGCCAACCGCCTATTGACACATGGGAcgagatgaagttgaagatgaaggagcactttctcccaattgattatgaacaacttatgtatacaaaattgttttcccttaaacaaggtaccaagtccgttgaagaatatacagaagaattccatgaattgagcaTTCGAAATCAAGTGCGGGAAAGTGATGCTCAACTTGCAGCCCGCTACAAAGCTGGACTTCGAATGGAGATTCAACTTGAGATGATAGCTGCACACACTTATACCGTAGATGACGTTTATCAACTAGCCCTCAAAATAGAAGAAGGCCTCAAATTCCGGGTTTCCAGGCGTCCAAGTTCACAAATTGGGAGCACTTTCTCCAACAGGACAGCAAGCAAACCCTTAAGCACGTCAAACTTCAGAACTCCTAATCATGTGAATGGTGGGGGCAACACTCAACAAACTTCGAATGTGGCTTATAAGAAtggtaataagggtaaaaattcAATGAGTAATGGAGATAGAAAAGTAGACGTGACTCCTTTATGCTTTAAGTGTGGTGGGCATGGTCATTATGCTGTTGTATGCCCAACCAAAAGTTTACACTTTTGTGTTGAAGAACCAGAATCTGAATTGGAAAGTTAcccaaaggaagaagagacctacaatgaagatgaagttaGTGAAGAATGTGACTACTATGATGGTATGACGGAAGGACATAGTCTTGTAGTACGACCTTTATTAACCGTTCCAAaagtaaaaggagaagaagattggCGACGTACTAGCATTTTCCAAACACGTATTTCTTGCCAAGGGAGATTATGCACCATGATCATTGATGGAGGTAGCAGTTTGAACATAGCTTCACAAGAACTTGTTGagaagctaaaccttaaaacaGAGAGACATCCAAATCCATTCCGAGTAGCATGGGTTAATGACACCTCTATCCCGGTAAGTTTTCGTTGTTTAGTAACATTCCTTTTTGGTAAGGACTTTGAAGAGTCTGTATGGTGTGAGGTCTTACCCATTAAAGTAAGTCATATTTTACTTGGAAGACCTTGGCTCTTTGATAGAAAAGTTCAACATGACGGctatgaaaatacatatgctCTCATACACAACGGACGTAAGAAGATCCTTCGTCCAATGAAAGaagtccctccaattaagaagtcGGATGAGAATGCACAACCAAAAAAGGTACTTACTATGtgtcaatttgaaaatgagagcaaggaaactaaagttatttttgctttaatggCTCGGAAAGTGGAAGAATTTAAAGAACAAGATAAGGAATATCCAGCAAACGCACGTAAAATCCTTGATGACTTTTCTGACTTATGGCCTGCAGAGTTACCTAATGAACTCCCTCCTATGCGTGACATACAACATGCCATTGATTTGATTCCCGGTGCATCATTACCAAATTTACCAGCCTACAGAATGAATCCAACAGAGCATGCTGAATTGAAAaggcaagttgatgaattacttaCTAAAGGCTTTATTCGTGAAAGCCTAAGTCCTTGTGGAGTTCCTGCCCTACTAACACCAAAGAAGGATGGATCATGGCGGATGTGTGTGGATAGTCgtgcaatcaacaaaatcacaatcaagtatcgatttccaattccaagacttgatgacatgctagatatgatggttggatcagtaatcttctcaaagattgatctaagaagtggatatcatcaaatacgtATTAGACCAGGGGATGAATGGAAGACATCTTTCAAAACTAAGGATGGATTGTATAAATGGTTAGTCATGCCGTTTGGACTAACCAATGCTCCAAGTACCTTCATGCGGATTATGACGCAGGtattaaaaccttttattggacggtttgttgttgtctattttgatgatattcttatctATAGTCGATCTTGTGAAgatcatgaggaacacttgaagCAAGTAATGCGCACTCTTAGGGCTGAAAAGttttacattaatttgaaaaaatgtactTTCATGAGCCCTAGTGTTGTATTTCTTGGCTTTGTTGTGTCTTCTAAGGGTGTTGAAACAGATCCGGAGAAGATCAAAGCTATTGTTGATTGGCCAGTaccaacaaatatccatgagGTGCGAAGCTTCCATGGAATGGCTACATTCTATCGACGATTTATTCGAAATTTCAGCTCTATTATGGCCCCAATTACTGAATGCATGAAacctggtttatttatttggaccaaggcggccaacaaggcatttgaagaaatcaaatccaagatgGTGAACCCTCCTATCCTACGCCTACCAGACTTTGAGAAAGTATTTGAGGTGGCCTGTGATGCTTCCCATGTGGGAATTGGAGCAGTCCTTAGCCAAGAGGGACATCCTGTGGCTTTCTTTAGTGAGAAGCTCAATGGGGCAAAGAAAAAATACTCCACATATGATCTTGAATTCTATGCAGTGGTGCAAGCAATTAGGCATTGGCAACATTATCTCAGTTACAAggaatttgttttgtattcaGATCATGAAGCCTTGCGATATCTTAATTCTCAAAAGAAGCTTAACTCTCGACATGCAAAATGGAGTAGTTTTCTTCAACTGTTTACCTTTAATTTAAGGCATTGTGCAgggattgaaaataaagtagcTGATGCCCTTAGCAGGAAGACCCTTCTCTTAGTAAACATGACAACCACTACaattggatttgaagaattaaagcattgctaTGACAATGATGCTGATTTTTGA